AGCATAGTGAACCGCTTGGAAAGGGCAAGTAGCCCCCACGTGGCCGTGAAGGAAAGCTGAAACCCCGGGTCAAATAGGCCAAAAGGTCTAAGGGTCAGCACGAGTATTCCAGCCAGGCCCAGGGCATCAAAGGAGCTGCGAGGGGCAAGACGAGAGGAACGCCCGAGGTGGCAGAGGGCCATGGCGGTAGCCCGGACCACCGAGGGGGACATCCCCACCAGCAGGCAATAGCCCACGGTCAGGAGCCCCGTGATGAGGGCCTTCCAGGGATCCCCCACCCGCACGCAGCGACACACTGCCAGGCCAAAGGCCACCACAAAACCCACATGCAGCCCAGACACGGCCAGCAGGTGACCTAATCCCGCCCTGGACATGTCACGCCTTAGGTCTGGCTCCAGAGAGGCTTTATCCCCAAAGACCATCCCAGCATACACCGCGTAAGCTTCGGCCGGCAAAGCCCTTTTCAACGAGGCCTTCATGGCCACGCGCGCCCTAGCTACGGCACCCGCAGGGAACCGCGAGGGCGACAGCACCTGCATGCCTCCTTCGGAGGGGGTCATGATCCAGCCTATCCCCCTCGAACGCAGGTACATGGCATAGTCGAACTGCCCGGGATTAGTGGCCCCTTTGGGCCTGCGGATAACACCTTCAACCAAGACTTCGCTACTGGGCTCAACAGTCTGGGGAATGGCACCGCGGACGAGGACTCGAGGGCCCACCCCGGCAACCTTCAGGATGGCCTCGTTCCATTCACCCCGGTTGGTTACTTCACCCTCCAGCCTTCCTTGGAGGCGCAGCGTATCGCCGCTAAGCCAAAACTCCCTGTCAGCATAGCGCACCAGTTCACACCGGCCAACCCCAAGGAGAAGGGCAAGGAAAACCATGACTGCTCCCCTTGGGCGTGACCGCCATAACAGCAACGCCCCGCCAGCTGAAGTAATGGCCAGAAGCAGCCACCCCGTTGCCGCGAGGTCTTCACTGGCCAGGAGTATGCCGGCACCGTAGCCCAGGGCAAGCGCCCCTAAGGAAGCCGGCAGTCCTTTCCCTTTCCGGTAACTCACTCAAGGGATCTTCGACACCAGCCGCCATCTTCCTGCCAGATTTTGCCACTATTTGCAGGTCCGGCCTGGCCACGGGCACGGTACACCAAGGGATCAAGGGCCCTGATCCCGGGATATGCCCCCTTCGCCCGGCGGGGTCGAACGAGCAGCCCGCCTTGCCCTTCCCATGCGGATGCCGGATGCCAGCAGGAATACCAGGGTAGCGCAGATAACGATGGTGGCGCCGGAAGCCAGGTCATACCAGTACGAGAGGACAAGGCCAGTAAGGCCGCTTCCCAAGGCCGAGGCAAGGGCGAGGACCAGTACCATGCGATAGTTGCAGGATAATGCCAGGCCGGTTGCTGCGGGTATGACCAGGAGGGCAGAGGCAAGGATCACCCCAACCAACCTCACGCTAACAATCACAGTGACAGCCACTGACACCAGAAGCCCCAAGTACAGGGGGGTCACCGGCAGGCCCTGTGCCCTGGCCATTTCCTCATCAAAACACAAGGCCAGCAGTTCTTTGAAGAAGTACAGGATGAACCCGGTCACCGCCAGCCCCGCGACACCCAGTGTCCAGAGATCCTCCCTCCCGATCGCCAGTATGTTGCCGAACAGGTAGCCAAAGATATCGGCCTGGTAGCCACCGGCCAATCCCAGCAACACCACGCCCAGCGCCATGCTCGAGGAAAAGAACACACCGATAACCGTGTCCTCACTGATCCTGGTCCTGGAACTAACAGTACCGGTGGCCAGGGCCACAAGGGTGGTAAAGACACCCCCTGAGAGCACTGGACTAACCCCCAGCAGGATGCCTAAGGCTACACCGCCAAACGCTGCATGGGACAGGCCCACCGTAACGAAGCTCAGCCTCCGCAGGACAACAAAGAAGCCCACTAGGGAACAAAGACCCCCGAGCAGGATGGCAGCCAGGAACGCCCGTTGCATGAAGGAATAGGTGAGCATGGCGTTCAAGTACGCAGTTCCTCCCTGTCTGCGGAGCAGCTCCACAGCTGGAAGTTGCACCGGCACGACCTGTACAGCTCAGGATTACTGCGG
The Bacillota bacterium DNA segment above includes these coding regions:
- a CDS encoding metal ABC transporter permease — translated: MLTYSFMQRAFLAAILLGGLCSLVGFFVVLRRLSFVTVGLSHAAFGGVALGILLGVSPVLSGGVFTTLVALATGTVSSRTRISEDTVIGVFFSSSMALGVVLLGLAGGYQADIFGYLFGNILAIGREDLWTLGVAGLAVTGFILYFFKELLALCFDEEMARAQGLPVTPLYLGLLVSVAVTVIVSVRLVGVILASALLVIPAATGLALSCNYRMVLVLALASALGSGLTGLVLSYWYDLASGATIVICATLVFLLASGIRMGRARRAARSTPPGEGGISRDQGP